The Bernardetia litoralis DSM 6794 genome includes a window with the following:
- a CDS encoding TerB family tellurite resistance protein produces the protein MNKERLYDAFGELIYTLAMADGLIQAEELQALDRILKGHPWASQIKWSFDYEANKALDLQDVYKKALNTFAEHGQDKEYTYLIDILQEVAKASDRIDTQEQKMIERFQQDLRENFITEMERRKLV, from the coding sequence ATGAACAAAGAACGTTTATATGATGCTTTTGGCGAACTGATTTATACGCTTGCTATGGCAGACGGACTCATTCAAGCTGAGGAATTACAAGCTTTAGATAGAATTTTGAAAGGACACCCTTGGGCTTCTCAAATAAAATGGTCTTTTGATTATGAAGCTAATAAAGCTCTTGATTTACAAGACGTTTATAAAAAGGCATTAAATACTTTTGCAGAACATGGACAGGATAAAGAATACACTTATTTGATAGATATTTTACAAGAAGTTGCTAAGGCTAGTGACAGAATTGATACTCAAGAGCAAAAAATGATTGAACGCTTCCAACAGGATTTAAGAGAAAATTTTATTACTGAAATGGAAAGAAGAAAATTAGTTTAG